TCGGCCACCATTCGCGGCGATGTGCGACGACGGGGACGTGGTTCAGCACGCGGCCGGTCGCGTCGTACGTCTTCACATAGACGCCGTTGCCGGTGCCGAGATTGTCCACGCCGCCGCCGTCGACCCAGCCTTCCGAATAGAACACGACGAAGCGGTCCGACGCGGTCGCGACGTGGCCGGAGTGGCCGCCCGCTTCGACGTCGTTCGGATAGGGCTTGATCGGCCGCAGGTCGCGCCGATAGATTCCGTAGCGCTGGTTCACGACCTGCGGCGTGTTCCAGCCGTCCTCGAACGTGACGAAGATGTCGCCGCGTGCGTTCTGCGCGATCGACACGGGCTCCTGCGCTTCCGGCCGGCTGATGAACGTGCGCACGCGCGCGATGCGCGGCTGGCCCGGGCTCCACTGGCCGACGTACACGTCGTGCGGCCAGTTGCCGTCTTTCATCGCGCCGCGCGGCACGCGCCCCGAACTGCTGAAGAACACCCAGCGCTTGCCGTTGCCCGCGTCGGCGACGCCGATGCCGTGCATGAAGCGGCGCGGGTCGCCGGTATCCTTCGCCGTGCCGTTCGGATCGACGGTGACGGTGTGCACGACCGGCGCGCCGGCGCGTGCGGCCGGCGGCGCCGCGCCGACGCAGCATGCGCTGCAGACGATCGACGCGGCGATCCATGCCGCGGCGCGACGGCCGGCGCCCGGCCGCGCGCCGGCGGAGGTGGCGACGCGCGGCGCCGTCATTCGACCGTCACCGATTTCGCGAGGTTGCGCGGCTTGTCGACGTCCGCGCCGCGCGCGCAGCCGACGTGATACGCGAGCAGCTGCAACGGGATCACGTTGACGATCGGCGACAGCGCATCGCCCGATTCGCGCACGCGGATCAGATGCGTGTCGCGGTCGGCCTCGAGTTCGAGCTGATCGCCGGCAAGCACGTACAGCCGCCCGCCGCGCGCGCGCACCTCGGCCATGTTCGACTTCAGCTTCTGGAACAGCTGGTCGTCGGGCGCGATCGTGACGACGGGCATCGCGCTCGTGACGAGCGCGAGCGGGCCGTGCTTGAGCTCGCCGGCCGGATAGCCTTCGGCGTGGATGTACGACACCTCCTTCAGCTTCAGCGCGCCTTCCATCGCGATCGGGAAATGAATGCCTCGCCCGAGGAACAGCGCGTTCTCGCTCTTCGCGAACTTCTCGGCCCAGCCCATGATCTGCGTCTCGAGCGCGAGCGCATGGCCGATGCGCGCGGGTAGCGCATGCAGCTGCTGCAGTCGTTCGGCCGCCTGTGCCGGGTCGAGCCGGCCGCGCATCTGGGCGAGCGTGAGCGTCAGCAGGTACAGCGCGACGAGCTGCGTCGTGAACGCCTTCGTCGACGCAACACCGAGCTCCGCGCCGGCGCGCGTCAAAAAGCGCAGCGGCGAGTTGCGCGCGATCGTGCTCGTCGCGACGTTGCAGATCGCCATCGACAGATCCTGGCCCGTCGTGCGCGCGCGTTCGAGCGCGCCGATCGTGTCGGCCGTCTCGCCGGACTGCGAAATGCCGACGACGAGCGTGCGCGGATCGGCAACCGCGTCGCGATAGCGGTATTCGCTCGCGATCTCGACCTGCGCGGGCACGCCGGCGATCGACTCGAGCCAGTATTTCGCGGTGAGCCCCGCGTAATAGCTGGTGCCGCAGCCGAGCAGCAGCACGCTTTTCACTTTCGACAGCAGCGCGCGCGTGTCCGCGTGCGCGTCGAAGAGGGCGGGCGAGATTTCCTCGATCCCTTCGAGCGTGTTCTCGATCGCCTTCGGCTGCTCGAAGATTTCCTTCTGCATGAAGTGCTGGTACGGGCCGAGCGCGGCATCGCTGTCGCGCGCGCGCACTTCGCAGAGCGGGCGGCGCGCTTCTTCGCCGAGCGCATCGACGACGTCGATACGGTCCGGCGTGATCAACGCGACGTCGCCGTCTTCGAGATAGACGAAGCGGTCGGTCAGGTCGCCGAGCGCCGCGCAGTCCGATGCCAGATAGTTCTGCGTCGCGCCGATGCCGATCACGAGCGGCGAGCCCGCGCGGGCGGCCACGAGCCGCTGCGGTTCATGCGCGCTCAGCACGGCGATCGCATACGCGCCGTGCAGCCGCTTGACCGCGCGCCGCACCGCGTCGAACAGATCGCCGCGATAGAGGCTGTGCACGAGATGCGCGATCACCTCGGTATCGGTCTCGCCGCGGAACTCGTAGCCGCGCTGCCGCAGCTCCGCACGCAGCGTGTCGTGGTTTTCGATGATGCCGTTATGCACGACCGCGATCGTGTCGCGCGACACGATCGGATGCGCGTTTTTCTCCGACGGCGCGCCGTGCGTCGCCCAGCGCGTGTGGGCGATGCAGGTCTGCGCCTCGAGCCCGAGCGTCAGCACGCGATCCTGCAAGTCGGCGACGCGCCGCAGCGTGCGCTCGCTGCGCAGGCGCCCGTCGCGCAGCACCGCGATCCCGCATGAGTCGTAGCCGCGATACTCGAGCCGGCTGAGGGCATTGACCAATTGCGGCACCTGATTGTTCAGGCCGCTTGCTCCGACGATTCCGCACATGTTTTCACCTCGTCCAGAAGATGGTTCCGGCTTGCCTGCGCGGCGCGTCGGGACGGCGTCCCGACAAGGTCGCACCGCGCGGAAGACGTGTCATGCATTGCTTCCGGGTTCGCCCGTCGCCCATTCGCGCGGCGGCGGCCCCGCGTGGGCGATCCATTCGATGCCGCAGATCGATCCGTTCGCGTCGTGCGACGCGACGAGAATGCGCGACGCGCGCGGCGTGCCGCTGCGTCGCCGGTTGCCGGTGAGCAGGGCGGCCGGCACCGAGTGCGCCGTGACGCTGGCCGAGCGTCGCAGGATCTTCGATACGCGCAAGCGGTACGCGAGCGGATGCACGACGCGCCCGGCGATCAGCCAGGTGATCAGCGAGCCGCCGATCAGCGCGATACAGGTCACGTAGAACACGAGCTGCTCGATCGGCATCTCCGCTTCGTTGAACGGCAGCAGATAGCGATACGTGTAGATGCAGATCGATGCCCATACGCCGCCGACCAGCGCAGGTCGGCCGAAGCGGAACCAGGCGACCAGCAGCGGGCCGACGACGCCGCCTCGTTCAGCGATCATTTCGCGCGGCGTGCGCAGGGAGAGGTCAATAATCGGTGCTTTGTTCATGTTGAATGCCTCGGTCGGGACTGACCCACACGGCTCGCTTGCCACGGCCTCGCAGCACGACCGCCGGCAGCGCGACGACGGTAGTGATCATGCTGATCAGCCAGAAAGCGACGGGGTACCAAACGGTGTCAAGGAAATACATCAGCAGCTTCTCGTCGTAGCGACGATCGATCATGCTGCCGATGATCAGCTGCAGGATGCAGGTGGCGACCAGCAGCATCCCGTGCCAATGCGGTACGACGGAAACATGCCAGCTCGGCGGCAGCGGATAGACGACATCCACGAGCGCGAGCAGCAGAATGAACGACATCGCGTAGGCCCACGCGATGCCGATCAGATACTCGATGAACAGCGGCCACATCATCATCCGCGTCGGCTTCGCGAGCGCGCCGGCGTACTTGATCAGCACCTGGATGCCGCCCTTCGCCCAGCGCAGGCGCTGCCGGTACAGGCCCTTCACGGTTTCCGGCATCAGGATCCAGCTCAGCGCATGCGGCTCGTACACGACGCGCCAGTCGCTGCACTGCAGCTTCCAGCTGATGTCGATGTCCTCGGTCAGCATGTCGGTGCTCCAGAATCCGACGTCGGCGAGTGCGGTCTTGCGGAACATCGTGACCACGCCCGATACCGTGAAGATGCGGCCGTACACCTGCTGCGTGCGCTTGATCAGCCCGACGATCGACGAGAACTCGCCGACCTGCATGCGGCCGAGCAGCGACGTGCGCGTGCGGATGCGCGGATTGCCGGTCACCGCGCCGACGCCCGGATCGGTCAGGAAATGGTCGAGCATCCATTCGATCGCATCGTGGCCGAGCAGCGAGTCGCCATCGATGCAGAGCAGATACTCGGCGTTCGACATCGTGGCCGCGGTCGTGAGCCCGACCGCCTTGCCCTCGTTGCGCGCGTGATGAATCACGAGCAGCCGCGGGATCTCCACCGCGAGCTGGTTCAGGATTTCGCCGGTGCGGTCCTTGCTGCCGTCGTTGACCGCGATGATGTCGTAGTTCGGGTAGTCCATCGCATTCAGATGCTCGATCACGCTGCGTGCATTCGCCTCCTCGTTGAAGCACGGCACGACGATCGACACCTTCGGAAAGCCGCTCGCGGCGATCTTGCGCTTCGACAGCACGCGACCCTCTTCGAGCAGGAAGTAGTGCACGACGCCGCCGATCATCCACAGGTACGACATGAAGAACGGATAGTAGAAAACGAAATCCTGCAGCTTCGTAATGAGGCCGTGCGTGGTCATGGTGTCTTGGTCCCGTTGCGGTGCATCTGCATCAGTGCATTGATCGAGGTCGGATCGAGACGCGATTTCAGCGACATCACGTCGCGCACCGTGTCGAGATTCGGCTGGTTGTTCAGAAAGTTGTCCGGGTAGTACCCGAAGTTCACCGCGCCTTCGCTGCGCAGTCTTCGCATCTGCGCGAGCAGCGTGTCGGCGCCGATGCTCTTGTTCGTGTGCCAGTCGTACGACTGCAGCTCGAACACGGTGCGCGACAGGCCGTTCGGTTTCGCGCGCACGGTGCGCACGAGCCGGTCGAGCCAGCCTTCGGGATCGTCCGCGCGTTCCATGTACGGCATCGCCATCAGCGCGACGTAGTCGTAGGTGGCGAGGAAGTCCGCATAGTTCTGCGCGTACCACGCTTCGGACTCGGGCTTCAGCACCGGCATCGCGAAGATGTTGCGCGCGGTCAGTACGTCACCCGCGTTCTGATGCGAGAGCACGATCTTTTCGAGCTGCAGCGTGAAGTCGATCAGATGACGCGTCTTGCGCCGCGTCCAGCGCGCCATCAGGTCGGGATTGCCGCGGATCTTCGCGACGTCGGCGGGCAGCCCCCACTGCGCGTACGCGCGCAGCGCGTGGCGGCTCGCATCCTCGTAGTCGTCGAGCACCGCATCGTCGCTGAACAGGATGCCGCTGAACGACGCGTACTTGCTCAGGTCCTCGTAGATCTCCTCGATCATCAGCCGCGCATCGGGGTCGAAAGGACTGAGCCGGAACACGCGCGAGCCGTTTTCGCGGGCCGGTGCGCCATCGAGCGCGCGGACGGCTTCGAGCGCGCGATGCTTGTCCGCCGGCGGCTGGAACGCGAGCACCGGCATCCACGCATAGACCTGCACGTTCGAGCGCGTGTTGAGCTGCCACGCGGCGCGCGAGAACAGGTCCGAGCGCATCGGCAGATGGCGGTTCGGGAAGTACACGGCTTCGGCGACACCCGTGCCTTTCGGATCCGCGTACGCCTGCAGGTAGACCGATTTCGGCTGCATCCGGTAGATGCGCTCGACGAGCACGCCGAGGTTCTTTTCCTGCTGCGCGGGGTTCGGGTCGTACACCTGGTCGAGATCGACCTGCACGATACGCTCGACCGCGT
The sequence above is a segment of the Burkholderia multivorans ATCC BAA-247 genome. Coding sequences within it:
- the glmS gene encoding glutamine--fructose-6-phosphate transaminase (isomerizing) — translated: MCGIVGASGLNNQVPQLVNALSRLEYRGYDSCGIAVLRDGRLRSERTLRRVADLQDRVLTLGLEAQTCIAHTRWATHGAPSEKNAHPIVSRDTIAVVHNGIIENHDTLRAELRQRGYEFRGETDTEVIAHLVHSLYRGDLFDAVRRAVKRLHGAYAIAVLSAHEPQRLVAARAGSPLVIGIGATQNYLASDCAALGDLTDRFVYLEDGDVALITPDRIDVVDALGEEARRPLCEVRARDSDAALGPYQHFMQKEIFEQPKAIENTLEGIEEISPALFDAHADTRALLSKVKSVLLLGCGTSYYAGLTAKYWLESIAGVPAQVEIASEYRYRDAVADPRTLVVGISQSGETADTIGALERARTTGQDLSMAICNVATSTIARNSPLRFLTRAGAELGVASTKAFTTQLVALYLLTLTLAQMRGRLDPAQAAERLQQLHALPARIGHALALETQIMGWAEKFAKSENALFLGRGIHFPIAMEGALKLKEVSYIHAEGYPAGELKHGPLALVTSAMPVVTIAPDDQLFQKLKSNMAEVRARGGRLYVLAGDQLELEADRDTHLIRVRESGDALSPIVNVIPLQLLAYHVGCARGADVDKPRNLAKSVTVE
- the pgaC gene encoding poly-beta-1,6-N-acetyl-D-glucosamine synthase, which translates into the protein MTTHGLITKLQDFVFYYPFFMSYLWMIGGVVHYFLLEEGRVLSKRKIAASGFPKVSIVVPCFNEEANARSVIEHLNAMDYPNYDIIAVNDGSKDRTGEILNQLAVEIPRLLVIHHARNEGKAVGLTTAATMSNAEYLLCIDGDSLLGHDAIEWMLDHFLTDPGVGAVTGNPRIRTRTSLLGRMQVGEFSSIVGLIKRTQQVYGRIFTVSGVVTMFRKTALADVGFWSTDMLTEDIDISWKLQCSDWRVVYEPHALSWILMPETVKGLYRQRLRWAKGGIQVLIKYAGALAKPTRMMMWPLFIEYLIGIAWAYAMSFILLLALVDVVYPLPPSWHVSVVPHWHGMLLVATCILQLIIGSMIDRRYDEKLLMYFLDTVWYPVAFWLISMITTVVALPAVVLRGRGKRAVWVSPDRGIQHEQSTDY
- the pgaB gene encoding poly-beta-1,6-N-acetyl-D-glucosamine N-deacetylase PgaB — encoded protein: MQSRRTFMCGCLGAFAACSLFPGVTKAKMIDLLPPSDPADGKTFRVICLHDVRDNLLSTFSSSTMVDPFAVDTGTLTAIFSWLETNNYHPITVKQIEASRHGGKPLPPRAVLLTFDDGYRSHYTKVLPLLERFRYPAVMGIVTSWIDAPPDVPIKISDKVSVPRDYFMSWDDVRKLGSSDLIELACHTHNLHHGAIANPQGNELPATTSHLYLPDEKRYETDEEFHARVRNDLQTCIHQVRERTGITIRSMVWPYGAENQPVRDISTSLGMGIQFSLDAGPNTPDVPLDRLRRILMMYDVDIGGFERSMREPATNRGAVDAVERIVQVDLDQVYDPNPAQQEKNLGVLVERIYRMQPKSVYLQAYADPKGTGVAEAVYFPNRHLPMRSDLFSRAAWQLNTRSNVQVYAWMPVLAFQPPADKHRALEAVRALDGAPARENGSRVFRLSPFDPDARLMIEEIYEDLSKYASFSGILFSDDAVLDDYEDASRHALRAYAQWGLPADVAKIRGNPDLMARWTRRKTRHLIDFTLQLEKIVLSHQNAGDVLTARNIFAMPVLKPESEAWYAQNYADFLATYDYVALMAMPYMERADDPEGWLDRLVRTVRAKPNGLSRTVFELQSYDWHTNKSIGADTLLAQMRRLRSEGAVNFGYYPDNFLNNQPNLDTVRDVMSLKSRLDPTSINALMQMHRNGTKTP